A region of Catenibacterium mitsuokai DNA encodes the following proteins:
- the yfcE gene encoding phosphodiesterase, with product MKLMIISDIHGSYNDLEKVMHYFDEEQPDRLIILGDILYHGPRNDLPEGYAPKKCIPLLNKYKDKILAVRGNCDAEVDQMVLDFPMRSDYALLNVDGHDFYITHGHLYNKDNMPYLKKGDVFLYGHYHVPVFDDHGFYTVNPNSISLPKQGVKSFLVYENETFTLYNLEHEEIWCKNITK from the coding sequence ATGAAACTAATGATCATATCAGATATTCATGGTTCTTATAATGACCTAGAAAAAGTAATGCATTACTTTGATGAAGAACAGCCAGATCGTTTAATCATCCTAGGAGATATCTTATATCATGGACCTAGAAATGATTTACCAGAAGGCTATGCGCCTAAAAAGTGTATTCCTTTATTAAATAAATATAAAGATAAGATCCTTGCAGTAAGAGGTAACTGTGATGCTGAAGTAGACCAGATGGTCTTAGATTTCCCTATGAGAAGTGATTATGCATTATTAAATGTAGATGGACATGACTTCTATATTACCCATGGACATCTTTACAATAAAGACAATATGCCTTATTTAAAGAAGGGTGATGTTTTCCTTTATGGACATTATCATGTTCCTGTATTTGATGACCATGGCTTCTATACAGTGAATCCAAACTCTATCTCTTTACCAAAACAGGGTGTAAAAAGCTTTTTAGTTTATGAAAATGAAACATTTACACTCTATAATTTAGAACACGAAGAGATTTGGTGTAAAAATATTACAAAATAA
- a CDS encoding exodeoxyribonuclease III, which produces MKYVSWNVNGIRACLKKGFLESFKSLDADIFALQETKAQKDQIDLDIPGYTLYTNDAIKKGYSGTAILTRMKPLSVSYGIGIEEYDQEGRVITLEFEDYYFVPCYTPNSKKELARIDYRMEWEDAFLAYLDALNKPVILCGDLNVAHHEIDLKNPSSNHHNAGFSDQERSKMTELLSHGYIDTFRYLYPDKKDAYTWWSYMFKSRERNAGWRIDYFIVSESLKERIKESLIYSDILGSDHCPIGLEME; this is translated from the coding sequence ATGAAATACGTATCATGGAATGTAAATGGCATTCGTGCCTGTTTAAAGAAAGGTTTTTTAGAAAGCTTCAAATCATTGGATGCTGATATTTTTGCTTTGCAGGAAACAAAGGCACAAAAGGATCAGATTGATTTAGATATTCCAGGTTATACACTTTATACCAATGATGCAATTAAGAAAGGCTATAGTGGAACTGCAATACTGACTAGAATGAAGCCTTTATCTGTATCTTATGGAATAGGGATAGAGGAATATGACCAGGAAGGAAGAGTTATTACACTAGAATTTGAAGACTATTACTTTGTGCCTTGTTATACGCCTAATTCTAAAAAAGAACTTGCTAGAATAGATTATCGTATGGAATGGGAAGATGCCTTCCTTGCCTATTTAGATGCTCTCAATAAGCCTGTCATCCTTTGTGGAGACCTCAATGTGGCCCATCATGAAATAGACTTAAAGAATCCTTCATCCAATCATCATAATGCAGGATTCTCTGATCAGGAACGTAGTAAGATGACAGAACTCTTATCACACGGCTATATTGATACATTTAGATATCTTTATCCAGATAAGAAGGATGCTTATACATGGTGGAGTTATATGTTTAAATCAAGAGAAAGAAATGCAGGATGGAGAATTGACTATTTTATTGTCTCTGAATCATTGAAAGAGAGAATAAAAGAGAGTTTAATATACAGTGACATATTGGGTAGCGATCACTGCCCAATCGGATTGGAGATGGAATAA
- a CDS encoding GntR family transcriptional regulator produces the protein MAKYRDIADTIREKIKSGEYTAGQKLPYEYLLCVNYHCNKETMKKALEILVKEGLIIRRRGAGTFVKELNVSELNETVRRRSLSMRFEGHDVTSDIKVFEVVPSNEEIAKKLQIDEGDFVYHIIRNRSVDGKPYCVEITYIPLYRLVNLKADVLKDSLYKFVINQLHLTVQSCHLKITSALSTILEQSFLGLAEGEPYIQEEQTTYLSNGSVFELTFNRRHYANYEFQTVIVDQ, from the coding sequence GTGGCAAAGTATAGAGATATCGCTGATACAATTAGAGAGAAGATTAAGTCGGGAGAATATACTGCTGGCCAGAAGCTTCCTTATGAATATTTATTATGTGTCAATTATCATTGTAATAAAGAAACAATGAAGAAGGCTTTAGAGATTCTTGTAAAAGAAGGCCTTATTATCCGTCGCCGTGGGGCAGGAACATTTGTGAAGGAACTTAATGTTTCTGAACTCAATGAAACAGTGCGTAGACGTAGTCTTTCTATGCGTTTTGAAGGACATGATGTGACTTCAGATATCAAAGTATTTGAAGTTGTACCAAGTAATGAAGAAATTGCGAAGAAATTACAGATTGATGAAGGAGACTTCGTTTATCATATTATTAGAAATAGATCAGTGGATGGAAAACCTTATTGTGTAGAGATTACTTATATTCCGCTTTATCGTTTAGTTAATCTGAAAGCAGATGTATTAAAAGATTCATTATATAAATTTGTAATCAATCAGCTTCATCTAACTGTTCAGAGCTGTCATTTAAAGATCACATCTGCTCTGTCTACAATACTCGAACAGTCATTCTTAGGACTTGCAGAAGGGGAACCTTATATCCAGGAAGAACAGACAACCTATCTCTCAAACGGCTCTGTTTTCGAACTGACATTCAATAGACGTCACTATGCAAACTATGAATTCCAGACAGTAATTGTAGATCAATAA
- a CDS encoding glutamine synthetase III family protein → MEMNKLLDEYGRYTFNDETMKERIPKSTYKAFHEALDKGEPLSKEVATVIANAMKIWAVENGATHFTHWFMPMTGLTAEKHDAFLEPDGNGGAVLEFSGKTLRKGEPDASSFPSGGIRATFEARGYTAWDCTSPAFVKDGSLYIPTLFCSYTGEALDKKTPLLRACDALSASASNLLTKIGLEGVDKVTASVGAEQEYFLVLDEYWQKRVDLKLTGRTLYGAPAPKGQELEDHYFGSIKRKVGAFMKDLDNELWKYGIPSKTKHNEVAPAQHEVACVYTVANVTADNNALVMQLSQDIAKKHGLRCLLHEKPFEGVNGSGKHNNWSLMTNTGINLFNPGPDPINNKPFLATLACALKGVDEYAELLRLSAACAGNDHRLGANEAPPAIVSAFVGDDLNKVIKAIVDGEELNKTTGERFTTGVSVIPDFSKDSTDRNRTSPFAFTGNKFEFRMVGSSQSVAAVNTMLNAIMAEEYDQMAAKLDAGESLDDIIREFFKDHERIIFNGDGYSDEWKEEAARRGLPNHANSVDACACLKKPEIREMFVKHGVFTEAEIDSRYDIQLDNYAKTIRVEALTALSMAKTELYPAYVKACGTLANDAKEVAKAGVDNTFMVEDLKVLTSLLSTMREQMITLEDAINKADATDTSTLDNATAWRDLVIPAMDALRATADSLETKVSAQQYPIPNYIDLLFGI, encoded by the coding sequence ATGGAAATGAACAAACTTTTAGATGAATACGGTCGTTATACATTTAACGACGAAACTATGAAGGAACGCATTCCTAAATCTACTTATAAAGCTTTCCATGAAGCTCTAGATAAGGGAGAACCTCTTTCAAAAGAAGTTGCAACAGTAATTGCAAATGCAATGAAGATCTGGGCTGTTGAAAATGGTGCTACACATTTCACTCACTGGTTTATGCCAATGACTGGTTTAACTGCAGAAAAGCATGATGCTTTCTTAGAACCAGATGGAAATGGTGGAGCTGTTCTTGAATTTAGTGGTAAGACATTAAGAAAAGGTGAACCTGATGCCTCTTCTTTCCCATCTGGTGGTATTCGTGCTACTTTTGAAGCGCGTGGTTATACTGCATGGGATTGTACTTCTCCAGCCTTTGTAAAAGACGGTAGCTTATATATTCCTACATTATTCTGTTCTTATACTGGTGAAGCACTTGATAAAAAGACTCCATTATTACGTGCTTGTGATGCTTTAAGTGCATCAGCTTCTAACTTATTAACTAAGATTGGTTTAGAAGGTGTTGATAAAGTGACTGCTTCAGTTGGTGCTGAACAGGAATATTTCTTAGTATTAGATGAATACTGGCAGAAGAGAGTTGACTTAAAGTTAACTGGTCGTACTCTTTATGGTGCTCCTGCTCCTAAGGGTCAGGAACTAGAAGATCACTACTTTGGTTCTATTAAACGTAAAGTAGGTGCCTTCATGAAGGATCTTGATAACGAATTATGGAAATATGGTATTCCTTCAAAGACTAAGCATAACGAAGTGGCTCCTGCACAGCATGAAGTAGCATGTGTATATACAGTAGCTAACGTAACAGCTGATAACAACGCATTAGTTATGCAGTTATCTCAGGATATTGCGAAGAAACATGGTTTAAGATGTTTATTACATGAAAAACCATTTGAAGGTGTTAACGGCTCTGGTAAGCATAACAACTGGTCATTAATGACTAATACAGGTATTAACTTATTTAATCCTGGACCTGATCCAATCAACAATAAGCCTTTCTTAGCGACTCTTGCATGTGCTCTCAAGGGTGTTGATGAATATGCTGAATTATTAAGATTATCTGCTGCATGTGCTGGTAATGACCACAGACTAGGTGCTAACGAAGCTCCACCTGCAATTGTTTCAGCATTCGTTGGTGATGACTTAAATAAAGTTATTAAAGCAATCGTTGATGGTGAAGAATTAAATAAGACTACTGGTGAAAGATTCACTACTGGTGTATCAGTTATCCCTGATTTCTCTAAAGACTCAACAGACAGAAACAGAACATCTCCTTTTGCCTTCACAGGTAATAAATTTGAATTCCGTATGGTTGGTTCATCTCAGTCAGTTGCAGCAGTTAACACTATGTTAAATGCTATCATGGCTGAAGAATATGATCAGATGGCTGCTAAATTAGATGCAGGTGAATCATTAGATGATATCATTAGAGAATTCTTCAAAGATCACGAAAGAATCATTTTCAATGGTGATGGTTATTCAGATGAATGGAAAGAAGAAGCTGCAAGACGTGGATTACCTAACCACGCAAACTCTGTAGATGCTTGCGCTTGCTTAAAGAAACCTGAAATCCGTGAAATGTTTGTAAAACATGGTGTATTCACTGAAGCTGAAATTGATTCACGTTATGACATCCAGTTAGATAACTATGCTAAGACAATCCGTGTTGAAGCTTTAACTGCTTTATCAATGGCTAAGACTGAATTATATCCAGCATATGTAAAAGCATGTGGTACTTTAGCGAATGATGCTAAAGAAGTAGCTAAGGCTGGTGTAGACAATACATTCATGGTTGAAGACTTAAAAGTATTAACTTCTTTACTTTCAACTATGCGTGAACAGATGATTACATTAGAAGATGCTATTAATAAAGCGGATGCAACTGATACTTCTACATTAGATAATGCAACTGCATGGAGGGATTTAGTTATCCCTGCTATGGATGCATTACGTGCAACTGCTGATAGCTTAGAAACTAAAGTAAGTGCCCAGCAGTATCCAATTCCAAACTACATCGATTTATTATTCGGTATTTAA
- a CDS encoding GyrI-like domain-containing protein, translating to MKEGIRKEYKKQYDASTKKIDIVDVPEFNFIMIDGIGNPEVEEFHLKSKALRIMSAEIREYFKQEKNLVYLISPLEGLWDTYDNSKFDVTRKKMIKFTLMMAQPKLLDPNTFEIIKQKAANKKDNPYIVDIYLKRMTEGHCVQMLHKGAYNTEINTTKQIMEFITIQNMRLEGFHHEIYLNDYEKTPSEKLKTIVRYAIEENGEGAF from the coding sequence ATGAAGGAAGGTATACGTAAAGAGTATAAGAAACAATATGATGCATCAACAAAGAAGATTGATATCGTTGATGTCCCAGAATTCAATTTCATCATGATTGATGGAATCGGTAATCCTGAAGTAGAAGAGTTCCATTTAAAGTCAAAAGCTCTTCGAATCATGTCAGCTGAAATTAGAGAGTATTTTAAACAGGAAAAGAACCTTGTTTATCTTATTTCACCGCTAGAAGGATTATGGGATACCTATGACAATTCAAAGTTTGACGTTACTCGTAAGAAGATGATCAAGTTTACATTGATGATGGCACAGCCAAAGCTTCTAGATCCTAATACATTTGAAATTATTAAACAGAAAGCAGCTAACAAGAAGGATAATCCTTACATTGTAGATATATATCTTAAGAGGATGACTGAAGGACATTGCGTACAGATGCTACATAAGGGTGCTTATAATACTGAAATCAATACAACTAAGCAGATCATGGAGTTCATCACTATCCAGAATATGCGTTTAGAAGGATTCCATCATGAGATTTACTTAAATGATTATGAAAAGACACCAAGTGAAAAACTGAAAACAATTGTTCGTTATGCGATTGAAGAAAATGGAGAAGGGGCTTTTTAG
- the rlmH gene encoding 23S rRNA (pseudouridine(1915)-N(3))-methyltransferase RlmH, protein MNIKIITVGKLKEKYLRDGVQEYVKRLGAYAHVELIEVPDEKIPNNPSLAEEALVKSKEGRKILDHVKQNDFMILLDVASREMDSVAFSQYIEKKMIDGYSTIDFVIGGSLGHGADVLARADFKLSFSPMTFPHQLMRLILVEQIYRAFKIMKNETYHK, encoded by the coding sequence ATGAACATTAAGATTATTACTGTAGGTAAGTTAAAAGAGAAGTATTTAAGAGATGGTGTACAGGAGTATGTAAAAAGACTTGGGGCATATGCTCATGTAGAGTTGATTGAAGTACCTGATGAAAAGATACCTAATAACCCTTCACTTGCAGAAGAGGCACTTGTGAAAAGCAAGGAAGGAAGAAAGATTCTTGATCATGTGAAACAGAATGATTTTATGATTCTGTTAGATGTTGCTTCACGTGAGATGGATTCAGTGGCTTTTAGTCAGTATATTGAGAAGAAGATGATTGATGGTTATTCCACTATTGATTTTGTGATTGGTGGTTCCTTAGGACATGGAGCGGATGTTCTTGCTAGAGCTGATTTTAAATTATCTTTTTCACCAATGACTTTCCCTCATCAATTAATGCGTCTGATTCTTGTAGAACAGATTTATCGTGCATTTAAGATTATGAAGAACGAAACATATCATAAATAA
- a CDS encoding PTS sugar transporter subunit IIC — translation MDAFADKLGRVGAWCGQNKYLNAIKNGFQNFMPATISGAVGVLWTNVLVNSSTGLGAIWKPIMALEVLNPIFAAMQYATISCITIGVTMLVASEIAEANGETGAYPAVLGFILWMMVTPTSFAAKDLGASYIDAKGISHGFSLGQFINVTGEAAKHKITADSFSYSGIMSSYTGATGLFTGLIVAIVGMELYNMFRKNDALKIKMPEQVPPGVARAFEVLIPTCLTAIVVGAVGLVCQLATGAELNALIYNVIQKPLQNIIGNNLVAVCIMYVIIMLFWCVGIHGNNMVAAVKEPIFRPLLYANTAAYTAHHEIPYVMNLTMIQMFAEFGGSGVTIGLVIAILIFSKREDNRTIAGISIVPGLFNINETMTFGIPLVLNPILDIPFILAPVVTVIIGYILVSSGFCPKIVLEVPWTMPPVLFGFVATGGKPMGAVAQLIVLAVSVLVYIPFLIAYEKFQAKQAAE, via the coding sequence ATGGACGCTTTTGCTGATAAGCTAGGACGTGTCGGCGCTTGGTGTGGTCAGAACAAGTATCTTAATGCTATTAAGAACGGGTTCCAGAACTTCATGCCAGCTACTATCTCAGGTGCCGTTGGTGTACTTTGGACAAACGTTTTAGTTAACTCATCAACTGGTTTAGGTGCAATCTGGAAACCAATCATGGCTTTAGAAGTACTTAACCCAATCTTTGCTGCTATGCAGTATGCTACAATCTCATGTATCACAATCGGTGTAACTATGTTAGTTGCTTCTGAAATCGCTGAAGCAAATGGTGAAACTGGTGCTTACCCAGCTGTTTTAGGATTCATCTTATGGATGATGGTAACTCCTACTTCATTTGCTGCTAAGGACTTAGGTGCTTCTTACATCGATGCTAAAGGTATTTCTCATGGCTTTAGTTTAGGTCAGTTCATTAATGTAACTGGTGAAGCTGCTAAACATAAAATTACAGCTGATAGCTTCAGCTACAGTGGTATTATGTCAAGCTACACTGGTGCAACTGGTTTATTCACAGGTCTTATCGTTGCAATCGTTGGTATGGAACTTTACAATATGTTCCGTAAGAATGATGCATTAAAGATCAAGATGCCTGAACAGGTTCCACCTGGAGTTGCTCGTGCATTCGAAGTATTAATCCCAACTTGCTTAACTGCTATCGTTGTTGGTGCTGTTGGATTAGTATGTCAGTTAGCTACTGGTGCTGAATTAAATGCGTTGATCTATAACGTAATTCAGAAACCATTACAGAACATCATTGGTAACAACCTTGTTGCAGTATGTATCATGTATGTAATCATCATGTTATTCTGGTGCGTAGGTATCCATGGTAACAACATGGTTGCTGCTGTTAAGGAACCAATCTTCAGACCATTATTATACGCTAACACTGCTGCTTATACTGCTCATCATGAAATCCCATATGTTATGAACTTAACTATGATTCAGATGTTCGCAGAATTCGGTGGTTCTGGTGTTACAATCGGTTTAGTAATCGCAATTCTTATCTTCTCTAAACGTGAAGATAACAGAACAATCGCTGGTATCTCAATCGTTCCAGGTTTATTCAACATCAACGAAACTATGACATTTGGTATCCCTCTAGTATTGAACCCAATCCTAGACATTCCATTTATCTTAGCTCCAGTTGTAACTGTTATTATTGGTTACATCTTAGTTTCTAGTGGATTCTGTCCTAAGATCGTACTTGAAGTACCTTGGACTATGCCACCAGTATTATTCGGTTTCGTTGCTACAGGTGGTAAACCAATGGGTGCTGTAGCACAGTTAATCGTTCTTGCAGTTTCAGTACTTGTTTACATTCCATTCTTAATTGCCTACGAAAAATTCCAGGCTAAACAGGCTGCTGAATAA
- a CDS encoding MBL fold metallo-hydrolase, with protein MEYHVLASGSKGNSTFIVEKTTGILIDCGISKKQLTYRLKEIGYTIDDIDYVLLTHDHTDHNKNIHIFDKEMVYTAKGNIADLDEDHELIPYTSYTFGDIEVYVLRISHDATNPIGFIFSGDETLLYMTDTGYVSQKNKELIHNLNYYIIESNHDIGMLMATRRPFSLKNRIMGDTGHLNNEYSAHLMCDVIGENTKEIVLAHLSQDANTKEKALETYYSIFDEENIKFDKEMIKAASQISVVSGGKNEH; from the coding sequence ATGGAATACCATGTTTTAGCAAGTGGTTCTAAAGGAAACAGCACATTTATTGTAGAAAAAACTACAGGTATTTTAATAGATTGTGGTATCTCAAAGAAACAGTTGACTTATCGACTCAAAGAGATTGGATATACAATAGATGATATAGATTATGTATTATTAACCCATGATCATACAGATCATAACAAGAATATACATATATTTGATAAAGAGATGGTATATACCGCAAAAGGGAATATAGCGGATCTAGATGAGGATCATGAACTTATTCCTTATACAAGTTATACTTTTGGTGATATAGAAGTGTATGTATTACGTATTTCACATGATGCGACTAATCCTATTGGATTTATTTTTAGTGGTGATGAGACACTCCTTTATATGACAGATACAGGTTATGTGTCACAGAAGAATAAAGAACTTATTCATAACTTGAATTATTATATTATAGAGTCGAATCATGATATAGGGATGTTAATGGCTACACGTCGTCCTTTTTCTCTAAAGAATAGAATTATGGGCGATACGGGACATTTAAATAATGAGTACAGCGCTCATTTAATGTGTGATGTGATTGGTGAGAATACGAAAGAGATTGTACTAGCCCACTTATCACAGGATGCCAATACAAAAGAAAAGGCGTTAGAAACTTATTATTCTATATTTGATGAAGAAAATATAAAATTTGATAAAGAGATGATTAAAGCAGCAAGTCAAATATCAGTGGTTTCTGGAGGAAAAAATGAACATTAA
- a CDS encoding cytidylate kinase-like family protein, with amino-acid sequence MPKIITIAREYGSGGRIIAQKVANLLGLVYYDNQIIDLAAQELGFDIETIRKAAQEKSSGFLYGMAGGTFQMPLNDQVFATQSKIIRHLANNDSCIIVNGCADYILEDYDKVLRVFIHAPLESRIKRVEEEYKEEHENTKKYVISRDKKRSNYYNYYTTNKWGQLKNFDLTINSDYGLDEAAEIIAEMYKKL; translated from the coding sequence ATGCCTAAAATTATTACAATCGCAAGAGAATATGGTTCTGGAGGACGTATCATAGCACAGAAAGTAGCTAATCTTTTAGGACTTGTTTATTACGATAACCAGATTATTGATTTAGCTGCTCAGGAACTTGGATTTGATATTGAAACAATTAGGAAGGCAGCTCAGGAAAAGAGTTCAGGATTCCTTTATGGAATGGCTGGAGGCACTTTCCAGATGCCTTTAAATGATCAGGTCTTCGCAACACAATCTAAAATCATTCGTCATCTTGCAAATAACGATTCATGTATCATAGTAAATGGATGTGCTGATTATATTCTTGAAGATTATGATAAAGTATTACGTGTCTTTATCCATGCACCTCTTGAATCACGTATTAAGAGAGTAGAAGAAGAATATAAAGAAGAGCATGAGAATACAAAGAAGTATGTTATCTCAAGAGATAAGAAAAGATCTAATTACTATAATTACTACACAACAAATAAATGGGGTCAGTTAAAGAATTTTGACTTAACTATTAATAGTGATTATGGTTTAGATGAAGCTGCTGAAATTATTGCGGAAATGTATAAGAAATTATAA
- a CDS encoding peptidylprolyl isomerase, which translates to MEKILFEIEMQDGNVMKGELYPEVAPITVENFVNLIKNNFFDGLIFHRVIPGFMIQGGGYDTDLKEHPAASIKGEFASNGVTNNLKHTRGVLSMARTMVKDSASSQFFIMHADAPHLDGDYAAFGLITEGLEEVDKIANVKRSPWNDMPNEPQVIKTMKLL; encoded by the coding sequence ATGGAAAAAATCTTATTTGAAATTGAAATGCAGGATGGCAATGTAATGAAGGGTGAATTATATCCTGAAGTAGCACCTATCACTGTAGAAAACTTTGTAAACTTAATTAAAAATAACTTCTTTGATGGCTTAATCTTCCATCGTGTTATCCCAGGATTCATGATCCAGGGTGGTGGATATGATACTGATTTGAAAGAGCATCCAGCAGCATCTATCAAGGGTGAATTTGCATCTAATGGTGTGACTAATAACCTAAAGCATACAAGAGGTGTTTTATCAATGGCAAGAACAATGGTTAAGGATTCTGCTTCATCTCAGTTCTTTATCATGCATGCTGATGCCCCACATCTAGATGGTGACTATGCTGCTTTTGGTTTAATCACTGAAGGATTAGAAGAAGTAGATAAGATTGCGAATGTTAAAAGATCACCTTGGAATGATATGCCTAATGAACCACAGGTTATCAAGACAATGAAATTATTATAA
- a CDS encoding GNAT family N-acetyltransferase, with the protein MEFREYKDTDLHAVMDLFYVTVHEVNKNDYTEDQLEAIAPKEANEYHWEKSLEKNHTIVVEQDGKLIAFGNIGKTGYLDRLYVHPDYLRKGIASKLVEDLETYAKKHDCRVINVTSSITSKPFFESKGYKVIEEQINERRGERLLRYLMEKKI; encoded by the coding sequence ATGGAATTTAGAGAATACAAGGACACAGATCTTCATGCAGTTATGGATTTATTTTATGTCACTGTCCATGAAGTCAATAAGAATGATTATACAGAAGACCAATTAGAAGCCATTGCACCAAAAGAAGCCAATGAATATCATTGGGAAAAATCTTTAGAAAAGAATCATACTATCGTAGTAGAACAAGATGGGAAATTGATTGCATTTGGTAATATTGGTAAAACGGGTTATTTAGATCGTTTATATGTTCATCCTGATTATTTAAGAAAAGGGATTGCATCAAAACTTGTAGAAGATTTAGAAACCTATGCAAAAAAACATGATTGTCGTGTCATTAATGTGACTTCATCTATTACATCTAAACCATTCTTTGAATCTAAAGGCTATAAAGTTATTGAAGAACAAATTAATGAAAGACGTGGAGAAAGACTTTTAAGATACTTAATGGAAAAGAAAATCTAA
- a CDS encoding response regulator transcription factor, with amino-acid sequence MFGKQKTLIIDHNSERNNRIKNYLDQDHFNCYQAKTLDEFNSLYTNNNYDCIILEDVFPGINTNKFLVKNRRNSQAITIVISDMLNEAYLEDLLDAGADDYIVVPFSLTSLLRKIQDVYKMGVLRPRKIYRFKDIILDDTAKTVSLNDHSVTLTKNEFKLLKMLMSHPYQPYTSTKIFEGIWGDSVYADDQSVMNLVSSLIIKLNRTGSHEEYIRRFGANSYKMAI; translated from the coding sequence ATGTTTGGAAAACAGAAAACATTGATCATAGATCATAATAGCGAACGTAATAATCGCATTAAGAATTATCTCGACCAGGATCATTTCAATTGTTATCAAGCAAAGACATTGGATGAATTTAATTCTCTTTATACAAACAACAATTATGATTGCATTATTCTAGAAGATGTATTCCCCGGTATTAATACGAATAAGTTCCTAGTAAAAAATAGACGTAACTCACAAGCTATTACTATAGTTATAAGTGATATGTTAAATGAAGCTTACTTAGAAGATTTATTAGATGCCGGTGCTGATGATTACATTGTAGTACCCTTCTCATTAACTTCTTTATTAAGAAAAATTCAAGACGTCTATAAGATGGGTGTTTTAAGACCTAGAAAGATCTACCGTTTTAAAGATATTATATTAGATGATACTGCCAAGACCGTTTCATTAAATGATCATTCAGTCACTCTAACTAAAAATGAATTTAAACTATTAAAAATGTTGATGTCTCATCCTTATCAACCTTATACTTCAACCAAGATTTTTGAAGGTATTTGGGGTGATAGTGTTTATGCAGATGATCAATCAGTCATGAACCTAGTAAGTTCACTTATAATAAAATTAAATAGAACAGGCTCTCATGAAGAGTATATCAGACGCTTTGGCGCAAACTCTTATAAGATGGCCATATAA